The following proteins are co-located in the Chryseobacterium daecheongense genome:
- a CDS encoding sigma-70 family RNA polymerase sigma factor, protein MPQKEKESIISQTVSSYGGKLMSFIRPKVKNTEDAEDILQEVWYQFSSITNLSEIVNVGGWLYRVTANKITDRYRKKKTENLEDFVYEDEDGDFSIKDILLMDESAGPEVKMFQDEIWKKLFEALEELPEKQRLVYTENELNDKTLQQIADEQGENIKTIISRKNYAVKHLRNRLRKLYEDLNS, encoded by the coding sequence ATGCCACAGAAAGAGAAAGAAAGTATCATCTCACAAACCGTTTCGAGCTACGGAGGAAAACTGATGTCTTTCATTCGTCCGAAAGTGAAAAATACAGAAGATGCAGAAGATATTCTGCAGGAAGTCTGGTATCAGTTCAGCAGTATTACCAATCTGTCTGAGATTGTAAACGTTGGTGGATGGCTGTACAGGGTGACTGCCAATAAAATTACCGACCGTTACCGTAAAAAGAAAACCGAGAATCTTGAAGATTTTGTATACGAAGATGAAGATGGCGACTTCTCCATCAAGGATATTCTATTGATGGATGAAAGTGCCGGTCCGGAAGTGAAAATGTTTCAGGATGAAATCTGGAAGAAATTATTCGAAGCTTTAGAAGAGCTTCCGGAGAAACAAAGATTGGTATATACGGAAAACGAGCTGAATGACAAGACCCTCCAGCAAATCGCGGATGAACAAGGGGAAAATATAAAAACCATCATCAGCAGAAAGAACTATGCAGTAAAGCATTTAAGAAACAGATTAAGAAAATTATACGAAGATTTAAATAGTTAG
- a CDS encoding S9 family peptidase has product MKLKTKIIITVQVAMSTIMINAQNTTAKLPGDATLPTAKANLDKLISYDKGTFKYKVEDYFARPKASQFKISPNGNFLSYKEKDKDSKNHVYVKNLKTGKVTKAIEEKEDLIKSYGWLNKNRLFFTQDKGGNENIHLYAADLDGGNLKDLTPFEGVTLGMVKLIKDTDFVVVTMNKNNKQIFEPYKINFVTGDMVQLYENKDPKNPIDDYIFDKEGNLRGYTILVNGLTTHTYYKDTQTGKFNLIKKTDWSDTFTIIGFNDHSENKDDAYVVSNLDSDKAKIVLYDLKKNSVIKEVYSNPVFDVSSISIAGKNRNYELDYISYTGDKNETIPVSAFYKDVHAQLTSEFGDKQFYVVSSDDNDNKLLVIVSSDKLYGTYYEYDPKTKKTTLLYDLMPQLKQEDMAEMRPIQFKSRDGLTIHGYITLPKAAIEGKKVPLIVNPHGGPQGIRDEWGFNPETQLFASRGYATLQVNFRISGGYGKGFQKAGYKQIGRKAMDDVEDGVKYIIEQGWADKDKIAIYGGSHGGYATLMGLIKTPDLYTCGVDYVGVSNIFTFFDSFPEYWKPYKEMVKQIWYDLDNPEEAKIAKEVSPVFQIDRIKKPLFVVQGANDPRVNINESDQIVKALRAKGYEIPYLVKYDEGHGFGKEPNRLELYKYMLGFFAENFNK; this is encoded by the coding sequence AACACAACTGCCAAATTACCGGGTGATGCCACCCTGCCAACTGCCAAAGCGAACCTTGATAAGCTTATCTCCTATGATAAAGGAACATTTAAGTACAAAGTAGAGGATTATTTTGCAAGGCCAAAAGCGTCACAATTTAAAATTTCTCCCAATGGCAATTTTCTATCCTATAAAGAAAAAGACAAGGATAGCAAGAATCATGTTTATGTAAAGAACTTAAAAACAGGAAAAGTTACGAAAGCTATTGAGGAGAAGGAAGATCTGATCAAGAGCTATGGATGGCTGAATAAAAACCGACTGTTCTTTACCCAGGATAAAGGAGGAAATGAAAATATTCATTTGTATGCTGCAGATCTTGATGGAGGTAATCTGAAAGACCTTACCCCTTTTGAAGGAGTAACACTAGGTATGGTTAAATTAATAAAAGATACGGATTTCGTGGTAGTTACCATGAATAAAAACAACAAACAGATCTTTGAACCCTATAAGATTAATTTCGTGACAGGAGATATGGTTCAGCTGTATGAAAATAAAGATCCTAAGAACCCTATAGATGATTATATCTTTGATAAAGAAGGTAATTTAAGAGGCTATACAATCCTGGTTAACGGTTTGACTACCCATACTTATTATAAGGACACACAGACCGGCAAGTTTAATCTGATCAAGAAAACCGACTGGTCCGATACTTTTACTATTATTGGATTTAACGACCATTCAGAAAATAAAGATGATGCTTATGTTGTTTCTAACCTGGATAGTGATAAGGCAAAAATCGTATTGTATGACCTGAAAAAAAATTCCGTAATAAAAGAAGTTTATTCTAACCCTGTTTTTGATGTAAGCTCAATAAGCATTGCAGGTAAGAACAGGAATTATGAGCTGGATTACATCAGCTATACCGGAGATAAAAATGAAACGATTCCCGTGAGTGCATTTTATAAAGATGTTCATGCTCAATTGACATCAGAATTTGGAGATAAACAGTTTTATGTCGTTTCCTCAGATGATAATGATAACAAACTTTTGGTTATTGTGAGCAGTGATAAATTGTACGGGACCTATTATGAATATGATCCAAAAACGAAAAAGACAACCCTTCTTTATGATCTTATGCCTCAGCTGAAGCAGGAAGATATGGCTGAAATGCGTCCTATACAGTTTAAAAGCAGAGATGGACTGACGATTCACGGATATATAACACTGCCGAAAGCTGCCATAGAAGGAAAAAAGGTTCCTTTAATTGTGAATCCTCATGGAGGTCCGCAGGGAATCCGTGATGAATGGGGCTTCAATCCTGAAACACAGCTTTTCGCGAGCCGCGGGTATGCTACTTTACAGGTTAATTTTAGGATTTCGGGTGGTTATGGAAAAGGATTTCAGAAAGCAGGCTATAAGCAAATCGGCAGAAAAGCAATGGATGATGTAGAAGATGGAGTAAAATATATCATAGAGCAGGGATGGGCAGATAAAGATAAGATAGCCATCTATGGAGGAAGCCACGGAGGATACGCTACTTTGATGGGATTGATAAAAACACCCGACCTGTATACCTGCGGAGTGGATTATGTTGGAGTTTCAAACATCTTTACATTCTTTGACTCATTTCCGGAGTATTGGAAGCCATATAAAGAAATGGTAAAACAGATATGGTATGATCTGGACAATCCGGAGGAAGCAAAAATTGCAAAAGAAGTATCTCCCGTTTTTCAGATTGATAGAATTAAAAAGCCTCTTTTTGTAGTTCAGGGAGCGAATGATCCAAGAGTAAATATCAATGAATCTGATCAGATCGTGAAAGCACTTCGTGCAAAAGGATATGAAATTCCTTACCTGGTAAAATATGATGAAGGACATGGCTTTGGAAAAGAACCCAACAGATTGGAACTATACAAGTATATGCTGGGATTTTTTGCCGAGAATTTTAATAAATAA